In the Buteo buteo chromosome 8, bButBut1.hap1.1, whole genome shotgun sequence genome, AAGGAGCCCAGCTTCGACGTGCATTTTGGACACAGAAGCTGCAAGAAAAACCAGATAACCCAGTCTAAGGCACACGCAGATGCAGAGCTATTTAAAAGGTACTTCTGTGGTACATTCAGTTGTGGCAACCTGCGCTGAGCTAGCTCCTTCCCTTGTCACACTTCACAGAAGGTAAACGGActgaaaaacaggcaaaaaagcTGAACTGGCATGGCTGCATAGccccaggctgtgctgtgctggcaaAAGGGAAGGGATGTGGAAATGCAGTTGCTCAGACCCGCTGTGGTTCTGGGACAGTCAGCTGGAGACCACAACAGGTTTTCTAAGTCCTGCAAACTCTCTTCTCATactaaaaacaaacagcagataAACCCTGTCCAACACTCTGGATCGTGTTCTCAGTCCAACGAGATCACCATCTCGTTTCCTTATAAAAGGCTATTTAACATTTAAGAACGTGTTCATAAGCTGCAAAATTCACACCAGAAAGGCTGGGAGGCCTAGATCTTCACGTGGGGGCTTTCAcatcaggaaacaaaaccagtttgttctgcctttgcaaaaaaacaacatccaaaaaataaagcacatgcTCCCCTTCACCTGTCCTTCCATTACTCCAAGCAACGCTGGCTCCATCCACTGCACAGGCTCGGTGAAGTAAGAGGTACACTTTTCGCGGCCATCGCCACAGAGCCGAGCAGAGTCTGTTATCCTCTTGTGGGCAAAGGCTGTCGGTCCGCTTCCTTCCGTGTGGGACAAAATGCTGGAACCACGGAACAGAGCGCGCCTGCCCTCCATgacaaaggggggaaaaaaagaagtaaaatagtTGGTTTTTTACTGGGAAAACCTACAGACAATAGAAAACAAGGACATGGACCTCTTGACAGTGAGTGAGTGAACAGGATTACAAatcctacatttttttaatttagtctaAAAGGTCAGCAGGCACTGACTCCATGCAGGGTTGCTCCTTAACAAATCTAGTGATTTGTGTTGGTGTGggctctgccccacagctgtATGCCGTCTTTTATATAGATCTATTTTCAAACGATTCCTGCCTACTAAAACTTTAAATCTACACTCACATACTTGAAGAAACCTACAGCTGGGAAATAGCAGGATTATTCAATTTCACTTTAAGCAATCCATAAAAGGTAGTTAAAATGTAGTAAGCCCCAAAATCTACCAGAAGCTGCTTCTGGAGAAACCGATTGTCAAAAACAAACTAGAAGTTACGGTTTCAGAGCAAGCAACTTCACAGGGCCAAGTGGAATTATGCCTGCCTACAGAACAGGGCAGGttaggctgcacaagtgctgCACAACTTCAAGGAACAAAAAGGTTTGTATTTCATAAGATACTTTTATTTGTCTGATTTTTTGTGGCACACATGGTATGGTAACTTTAGCAAGAGCTCATCCCTGTCCTGACAATAATGACATGCCCATTGATTTAAATGGGCTATTTTTCTCTTGGGTCAATttcaaaatgacatttcatGGAGAAATAGAAAAGGTTCAGTACCTGCATTTCCTGCACCTGTAGAGAACCTCTGTGTTTGGAGTTTGACATATATTGCTTGGATCAACAGCAAAGACTTCTCGGGGCAAGTCCTGAAGTTCTGCAGAGGGAGGTCAGTACCAAGTTGTGAATCAGATCAACGCAGACACGCTGCCATTTCTGTGGGACAAGACAGCACTGCGCCTCTGCCCCAGTCACAGCATGCAGAAGCCACGttctttgcattcattttccCACTCACCAATTCCATTAGATAAGCTAAAAATGAAAGAGCCTCATCCCACCACACCTAAGATCGGGATTTGCTTAATGCAAGAAACTGGGATCTAGACTTTTGCCTCAGCAATGGTAAAATAGTTGCCTTTTGCTTTATGTTCTTACTTAAAGAGAAAGTAAAGGTAGAGGAGGAGTTAGGACTGTTCTGCCAATCTTTTCGTGCGCACAATACAGAAAGTCAGCTTGCGAATGGGAACTGCTAAGGAGAGTGACACATGAAAGGAGAGTGCTGTCACGCTGAATATGCAACACAGATCTTGCAAAAAAGCTACgggttattattttattataaaattacGCATACGCACACATATCTACTACAGTCACTCTTTGGCAAATTAAAGTATGAAAGTTTACTTCATGCCTTGATTTCAACTTCATCTCAGTTTTGCACTTgctatttttttacttttgttgaCTTCTTTTTAGAGGATGTTAAGTTTGCTTAGCCAGGTCCATAAAAATCAGGAAACTTCTCAAACTGACCTTTTACCATTTCAGCATTTTACTAAAGAGAACAGTTCCTTACGGATCTTACTTCTCAGGCATCtctcaaagacattttttctccccactgatGAGCAGCAATTCTCTAGGGCCAGTGCGAACGTTTGGCTAGCCAACTCAAGGCTCGGCTGCTCCGAGGGCGATACTCGAAGCCAACCACCTCTGACACGGCCTTCTGCGTTCATTTCTCGGACAGACCGGTCCCACCTGGGACCACCCTCCTTAGGAAAATGCCCCAAGCTTcgctcccagcacccaccccgGCTCAAGGCCGGTGCTCCCCAGTGCCCAGCTCGGCCCCACCGCTCCCCAACTCACCGGGGTACCTCTCCGTGAGCATCTGCAGCCGGTACCTCTTGTAGAAGGCGCTGCTGCTGTCTACGGCGCAGCCCATGGCTTCGTAGAGCTTCAGCTGCCCTTGGAAACCCGGGTTCACCCTGCGGCGGAGGGCGAGAGGAGAGCGGGGTGAGGAGGCGCCGGGCcgggaacgggggggggggacggcggGCAGGGGCCGGGGACCCACTCGGCGTCGGGTTTGGCGGTCCTGACGACGGCGTAAGCCTCCTGCCAGCCGAGTCCCTCCGTCTTCATGAGGTAGGCGGTCACCACGGCCACGCTGCGGCTCACCCCGGCCTGGCTGCAAGGCAaggacaggagaggaaaaggaaaggacgGGCCGGCCGTACAGGAACGTCGCccggggggacgggacacacgAcggccggcccgccgccgccccggccctcACCAGCGGACGAGGACGGCGCCGCCGTCCGCCCTCGCCGCGTCGATGAAGGCGGCGCAATCGTCCAGGCGGCTCAGCAGGTCGGCGCCGGGCTCGTCCCGCGCCCGGACGTGCATGGTCCGCATCCCCGGCGGAGGCGGGGGTTCCTCCTCCGCCTCCACCGTTAGCACCGCCAccacccccgccgccgccagcgaCTCCGGGGACGAGCACGATTCCGCGCCGCCCACGTAGAGCCCCGGTAGGACCGGCACcatcccgccgccgccgccccggcaaCCCGGAACCACCGACATGGCGGCGGAGGCGCCGCGACTGAGCAAGGCGCCGCacccaagatggcggcgccaGCACCGCCGCCGCTCCCAAGATGGCGGCTGCCGAGGGCCGGGTGTTGCCATGGCGACAGCGGGGGCGGCCTTGTCGATGGCGGCTGTGGCAGTTCCTGTTGGGAACCGGGGCAGGCCGGCGGCCTTGACAGGTAGGAGAAACCTGGCAAGGGAAGTCAGGGCACCgcttgcttttccctttatttatttaagtcaTGATTTCCATAAAAATCCTCGCACATCTGTGAATACCGGGGCAATGCTCTCCCCTCTCCATCCACAAGTGTCTGGCTCGCCTTGTCCTTGTTAAAGTAGAGGGGTCTCCCACCTCCCTGTCCTGTCTCCTTACAAGTgctcagaaaacaaatacataccACTAAAGAATCTCCCAATACGTTGTTATTAAAATcccattattttttaagtttatctTGTGGTTTTGAGGCCCCCGTTTGCTCCTGTTTGTGTGGTTTGCAttgacaattttcttttttttttttcagatgaggtAGAAACAGCTCTCTGACACTCTCCGAGTGGTTTTCTAGCAACTGCACGGAGTCAGTGAGCTGCTCTTTTGAGACGGGCGCCTGTAGTTTGCTTCACTGCAGCCTCCTGGGGGTTAGAACAGATACAGAAAGATCAGAGGGGAGCACAGCGAAACCCCAACGTCCCAGCTTGTGAATCCGATTTCTGCTATCCTTACCCCTCAGAGTAGTCCTGCGATGCCAATGGCAAGCGTGGTGCAGAAAGGAGGCCTAGAGGAGCGGTTACCTGGGAAGCCACACCGGGATCCAGATTCCAGGTTGTGAATCACCGGCTTGGagattaaaaccaaacagcGGGGCTGTGAGGAGCCTTCCCTTACTGTGCGATCCCTGGCTGCTTTGTAGGACGGTCACCGCGAGTGGGATTCTCCGTCTGAGCCGAGTTTCCCTACGGGAAATCAAGCACATGGAAAGTCTGCTGGGAAACGCATCAGCTTGCTGCTAAGGTCTGTTACGTGGCCACATCCACCTAAGTGGGAGCGCAGTCAGCATGCAGAAGAAAGCTGACAGCAGTTAGCCTTAACTCTTTCTAGATTGAGGCTTCTCATTCAGGACTTAAACTGCAAGCACCTTTTTAATGTCACAGGTTATGAACTGGTTACACTTCCCATTTCAACCTAGACTGGAAGCCAGGCCAAATAATTCCTTACTGGCCTCGTTTGCAATGTCTGAATAGGCTCTTGCCACTGAAAATCAAATGTCTGGCCCAGCTTGAAAACTGCCCTGCTCCTCTGTTTTATAGTAGCTCTCATGCAATGAGTAGATTTTGAACTGCAAAACGTGAATTTTAACAAAATCCGGATTTCTATTCTGATCTCTTACCATTAACTGAGCTATGACTTGCATTCAGCACTGAAATCTGATGCAGCGTAGACAAGAGGCATCATATCTTCTGGTAATTCCAAAGTTTGTTACATGTGACACCATTGAAGACTATGGCACagccactttttttctgcccatCGTAAGGTTCAGGTCTCTTCTATGGCGAAAGGAGACAGAGCACTCACTTTTCCTCCCATAGATAAGGACACTCTCCCTTAGCTCTTAGCAGGACGCCTGTGCAAAACATTACCACCCCACACATGACCAGACAGAGCTTTTCCTTCTTGATTCCAGAGACGCCAACACTTCACTTCCTCCTCAAGCCTTTTTGTCCAAAGGGATCTCTACCACGTAGCTGCAAGTTTTCCCCAGCATAGGCCAGACTTTGCAGGTTTCTGAGCAAGAGGTAAGATGTCAGATTTCATTAGAAAGAGCTATGGTAAAGCTATCGCCTCATGTGGGATGCGTAACCTTACCCTACCTCCCCTGTATGAGATAAGAGAGCCTGAAAGTGCTGATTATCTGTCCCTGGGAGGACTGTTGTAGTGCAGCTCTGTACGAGACAGCTGTGGGCAAAACTGTTGCAAAAAAGGTCTGCAAGGGCCTCTTGGATCCTTGCAGGATGTCAGCTGGCCACGGAGGAGGTGAGACTGACAGTCGCCTCAGACTTGATAGGGTGAGACGGAAACCTGGTGGGAAGGGAGATTGCTATCCCCTTCCCGACAGAGAGGCGGATGGAGCTGGGGTACCGGGGAGCAGCTGTCATGCTGCAGAAGGGATGGGCCACCACAAAGATCCTGCTGAGGATGCTACCCCTGTGCTCGTCAAGGACTCCTTCACCAGTGCCAGCAGGGAGCACGCACCAGTTGCCAGCCTCGCTGGGAGATGGACAGTGGGACAGCAGCTTCCAGAGCTGTAGAGTTTCCATGCAGTGCTGGTGGTCCACCAAGCAGGCTAAGATGGCTCTTTGTAGTTGAGAGGGGCCCCAAGGCTTTTGAGAGTGCCAGTCCACCACAGCTTAAAGTTTACCATCATCCGACCTCATCTCCCGTGCTTGCCCTAGCACTTGTGTGATTGAGTGGCGGCCTGGCTGGCAAACTGCTCCAGCCAAAGGCAGATCCCCTCTTTGGATGGATTAGTTTTAAATGGCATAAACCTGACCCAAAGAAAAGAGTGTGACTGTGCATCTGAGGATGAGGAGTCTCTGACAGCTCTCACTTAGATTATTTTAAGCTGTAGAACTGCATTACCTATGCAAAACCTCCTTTCCAGTTGCCATTGCCACCAGCTAGAAATAAACGGCCTACTGAAAAAGTCTTGAAGAATTCATACAAGTTTTCGATAACAGCCCCTATAAtctagcagggaaaaaagcatacTTAAAAGAAAGACAGGTGGAAATTAAAACCAGAGCAAACTGTGTGTGGACCTTTAGCCATGAAAGCAGTTAACAATTGCAGCAAACTACCGTGGGGAAACACTGGGTTATCCATGTCAAGCAATTTGAAGAAAGTCTCCAGGCAAGTGCATGTTATTGAAGGAGCTATGAATTTTACAGCAGGATTATATTATACAGGGATTATACAAGTACTAAAAGGTGGTCAATCATCTTTGTTAGCCTTCAAATCTGTGAATATCCAGGGGCAAATTTAGTTGCCTCTGCAGCTAAAACCAGTGGCAGAGTCAAGAGGCAGAGCTCACAGATGCAGACTCCCAAGGGGTTGGTCCAGTCGTGGTGTGACCACTACACTCCTCCACACTGGTTCCTAGACCCGTGGATGATGAGGGAACATGAAAAAGATGTGATTTCAAAGTGAAAACCTGTAGTGGGGGAAAGTACAAAATCTGTGGGGCAGAGCCCACCGGCAGCTTGGCACTGAAGAGCTTCGCGTGACTGAGGCTGCACTCCCTAAGCAACCTCGCTCTTTCTGTGTACTCccctttgctgcttttgccaCCTGCAGCCCGAGGTGATGCGTCCTGACTTTGCTCACGACTCCCAAATtagagtaaatatttttttcagtctgatttGCAAACCCTTGTCCTCCCCCCACCTCCGCCTCCCCCTTCAGTCTTTGTCGTCTTCTCCTGCACCACCAAAATTTTTGACAGTTTGCTCTCCCCCGGGTTCCAGGAAACCATGTGACTAATTAAGCAGTTGGGGCGAGCTCAggtgcaaggaaaaaaacaagtcagaTGACGGGCCGCTGCCCACTCGCTCCAGCGAGTGCATTCCATCTCAGCGTGTGTCTGCCCTGGTACTTcataagggaaaagaaaatgccagcCTTCCCTGGGCTGGGAGCCTCACAGCACAACCAGATCGGCAAAACTGAGTCTCTGGCTGCGAAAGCAAAAGTGCCAGGGGCCTGGGCGGTGGTGGAACCACCTCTTCCCTCCTGGAAGAATTTGGCCTGTGCATTTCGTCACATATTTAAGTGGCTCTGTTCCTTCAGGCTTTTAAGCAGTTTTGAGCGTGTACGTCAGAGGGTTCGTGAGAAGAGGAGTCTGCAGCCCACAGCCCGAGTTGCCAGAGGTGGCACTCAGCAAAGCAGTGGAAGGGCTAATGGGTAGGGACATCTTCAAAAAGACATTTGTGAGAGACAGCGACTCTGGCCTCACATCTAAACGCAGCAGGAGCTTGGAGCTCCCACTTCGCACAGGTCCTGCTAGTGAAGGGACCTGGTGGCATTGCTTGCCTCTTGGAGAAGGAGTGTCTCTTGGCTTTTGCTGAGCTCAGAACTTGGTGGGAGCTGGGAAGCCCTACATGGTAGTATCTCATCCCTTGGAGCAGGAACTTCCCAGCTGTCGCTATGCTTCTAGTGGCAAATTTAACCAGAGATTTTTGAAAGACTGCTGTTCCCTGCATTAGTACACTCTCCGTGTCTACACTGGACTTCTCGTGTCTACTTTTATCCATGTATCGGGAGAAAGGATTGCTGCATCTCCCCACAGTAAACCTCAAAGGCTAGTAAAGGCAGCTAGCAGCAGAGAAAGGGGCTCACCCTTGATGCTCTACAGGAGGATTTCACCATAGTCGCGCGTGAGTGATATGTTCCTACCTGTCTCCACGCTCTCAGTATCTGCAGACATGCAGTTACTCCACATGTCagacaaaaaagaagagtttcCCAACTGCAGATTTGATGCTCAATTACAGAATGGAGCATGACAGCTACTACTACCATGTATTAATAACTCTGCTTCACTTTATGGCTTTAACAGCTGTAGCAACCAAGATTTATAATGACACATTACATTCAGCAATGCATCACGTAAGGAAACTAATCTGACAGTGCCAGGTCACTGAGCTGACTTACAAGTTTTTAAGTGCGTTTCTTCTGCCAAATTTGCTGCCCTATTTACTGGATTAAAATGAACAAGTTGCAGTGTGTTCATAAAACTCGGTACTAGCCTTTGTTTTGGCAGCTCCCAGactcttcttccccctgccaCACTGCCATGCCAGGAGCCATTTggtccttcttccttccccatcctCTCTTTGAAAACCCTTTGAAGCAGGTCCTGCAGTGTGTATCCTGAAGGGGGGTAATATACCACAGGACACGAGAGGAGGGACTGTAGCTGGGAGGAGGCGCGGGGACACGGGCAGAGATGAGGGATGGAGCGCCTGTGGGAGAAAGGCGAGATGGTGGTTGTCCAAGGGCAGAGGGGGACCGTGGCTGCCGCCGCTCACTGCGTCCTGGCAGGAATTTGTCTGTATCCCAGTCGCTCTCTGAGAAAGGATGGCTTGCAAAGATTGGGATCATCCATTACCTCTCCCTAGACTCAGAGTTACAGCTGACAGTGGGAAAGTCAGTCCTAAGAAAGTATTAAATGTTAAGACTGGAGCTGGGTCTGGGCCTGTGTCAGAGCCACCTTGGCGGCCACAGCACCCGAGCAGTAACCCATGCTTCTTAATCTCTCATCTCACCGGTGGGCTGTGTGTTTCCACGTTTTTCCATCCTCACGGCACAGTAATCCACTGTGCAGACACAGGCGGATTGGATAGCAgaaggctggctggctggctttcATCAGGGGTAAATGGGCTCGTTCTCCTAAGACATTCATTACTCAAAGATGAAttcctccttgctcctgcaACCTACCCAGGAGTCTGGTCCAGCAGGCTTTAAACGGTGTTTCAAAAGCCCTTCCCACAGACCCCTTATGTGGGACCaatgaaaagcaattaaaaagagCAAGTGTATTGTCAGGAGGTGTAAATTCACTGCAGAGTGTGCTGCACTCCCACTGACAAATACTCAAGGTCTGCAAATCAGAGGAGGCAGAAAACACTCCAGGTATCCCTTAAGATAGACTTGAGATACCTCTTTGTTTTTACAAACATTTTGGTGGAACAAGAACTTGTAAACAAATAATGTAAAGTGTGAACCTTTTATTAATACTTTAACATCTGTAATAGCAGTATGTGCTGCCgtttatttttgcctttatcTCATGAATAttacaaatagaaaatgtttttcaacatGTAATTTAATTGCTGTTTGCTCATGGGGCAACAGAAAGTATACTGTCCAAAATAATCAGTTATTGTTATAAGACAATAGTATTTGAGGCAGAAATATTGCTGAAGAAATATTAAGGGGCGAGACCATTCACTATTTTAACCTCCAAGTGAGACATTTCCTTACTGGTGGTTATGCCTCTGTCATTTCCACTACTACTTCATTTTGAGTtccccatttctctttcttgttttagaaacacaggaaaaaaatgttgagagAGACCTGGATCCTCACGCCCAACTCCATACCAGCACAGACAATTgtattatgtattttcttttctagctcTGTCTTGAAACGTTAGTTTTattcccctccttctctcctgtgaTGCTCAGAATTCATGATTATCTCATCGGACAAAAAGATGGTAACTTGCCTTGAATCTGATTCTTGTCTCAATGTTATCCTTTAATTTAAATAgctctttttatttcctgctatTTATACCAATGGTGCGCTGttagagaaaaataagtaaataaataaactaacCCACCCATATTCCTGCTCAGCTTTGGCTTTGTTGGTGAAAGAAGGCAAGTCTGTCTGTGTTTGCTCTGCAAAGAGGAGCTTTTCAGTTTCGTCTTACAAGGTCAGCTCTTCTCCGCCTGTGTGCAGGTGTTGATTCATCTTTCTTGACTGTGTATGAACAAACAATGTAAtaaatgtgttgcttttttccccctcaatgTTTTGTGAATACTTTTTTAGCTCTACTAGAAATATGTCAACTGGCCTGTCCTAGGATAAGTTTTGCTCCCCCCCTCCACTGAGTCCCGATAATCCTTCAAAAGGCAAATAGCCCAGgtcctttctctcttttgctgaaATGCTGAGGGTTTACAGCAGAAATGGTAGCTTTTATCCCCGCAGCGCATAATCTTGCGCCGTGTACTATTAAACGCCAGCCGATTTTTATTACTCTTGATCTCCTGAGTTATTCATTGCTTCCTGTCTTAACAGTTCCATCCTCCTCCACGTCTCCAGTGCCTCCCGCAGCCCATCAGCTGTGGTTTTCAGTAGCACGCCGTTTCAACGCTTTTTGCCATCTCCTTGCGAGCGCATCCTTGCAGTTTTCGTGCCAACTCCTAGTTTGGCTGTTTCCCACGTGGCACCATAGCAAACTCTTTAGCAGAGCCTGGAAATTTTGCATCTGTGCTGACGGTTGCTCTGCCCGAGACGAGGGAAAGCCATGTTGTATTTCAGCCTGCTTTTCGTTGGAATCCACTTCCCCGTCTTCTGTTATTCCCTTGAAACGTTTAGGCCATTGCTTTCCCTTCCGTGTGCAGTCGTACACAGAGCGGGAGGGGATGGAAAGCGACCGTTTGGGTGCCCCTCGCCACCATCTTGGGGTGGGCTGCGGGGCGAACCCCTGGAGGCGGGAAGGGGGCGGCGTGTGTGAGGGCTCCACGGCGCAAGCGGCCACCCCCGTCCTCTCCCCACCCCGATCCCCGCCGGTCTCCCGGGCCGAACAGCCCGAAAAGGCGGCCAAACCCACCCCCGTTCGCTCtgctgaggcggggggggggggggaagagaaggagggagaaaagccCCGCCGCCACCATCGCTCCTGAGGCGACCGTTCCTGAGGCGGCCGCTGCTgccggcgccgccgcctcccgccccgcccgccgtTACCTCACGGCGAGCAgtgggcggggcggggcggcggcggggcgatAAAGGGCGGGCgaggggaggtggaggggggttgcgcgcgcgtgtgtgtgaggagagagggggaggcTGGCGCGGTCGGCGCGGCTGAGGTGACAGGACCGGTAAGCCGCGGGGGCTTGGGTGGGTGTGTGGAGGGGGATATGTGTGGGTGAAGCTCGGTTCTCCGCTGCGGGGTAGAGCCGGCGGGGTCATTTTATGTGAGGAATCTCCTGGAGGCAAAGCGCTTGAGTAacgcttttttaaaaaaaaaaaaaaaaaaattattacttaaACCGGCTTAAACGGCAAGGTCCGCCCGGCTCAGGTGAGTTGCGGGTCCTGCGGTGAACGCAGCGGAGCACCCTCAGGTCTCCTCTCGAGAGAAAACGTCTTGTAAGGGAAGACGGACCTTCCCGCCTGCGGTGctgctgggatttggggggggggggacacgacacaaGACGCTTGTAACTTGCCGTGTCACAGGGGTACTGCTTGCTGCAGGCACGGCCCCCTAAATTTTTTAGGTGTTGTGTCAAATTATAGGTCTCCTAggggaaaagctgctgctgcagagtaATGTACTTCATCATGACAAAGGTGAAGGCGTGTTGTCCTCGCTCCTAGTGCCTCTAATTTGAGGTCTGCATCCAAGTGAAGCTACAAAACTCTTTACGCTTGGTATTAACTATAGGTAGTGCCTGCCTTGGCTTCAGAATAGTTTTCTTCCCAGTGAATGAGCATCTTCAGGTATCAGATCTTCTTGTGATGGAAAGTGTTGGCGGTGAAACAAGAAGCATGTGAACTGCTAGTGTCTCAAATACATTAAAGTTGCTAAGATCCTGCTGTCACTAACATAAATCTTGCGGAGTAGGCAAACATGGGAGcggtttgggggtgggaggcTTCATAGGTTGACAGCCTGAGAATTAAACTCTCTGCTGAACTAGAAATGAAATACTTCATCTTCCCCCCACAAGGGCAGCAATG is a window encoding:
- the DUSP12 gene encoding dual specificity protein phosphatase 12; the protein is MATPGPRQPPSWERRRCWRRHLGCGALLSRGASAAMSVVPGCRGGGGGMVPVLPGLYVGGAESCSSPESLAAAGVVAVLTVEAEEEPPPPPGMRTMHVRARDEPGADLLSRLDDCAAFIDAARADGGAVLVRCQAGVSRSVAVVTAYLMKTEGLGWQEAYAVVRTAKPDAEVNPGFQGQLKLYEAMGCAVDSSSAFYKRYRLQMLTERYPELQDLPREVFAVDPSNICQTPNTEVLYRCRKCRRALFRGSSILSHTEGSGPTAFAHKRITDSARLCGDGREKCTSYFTEPVQWMEPALLGVMEGQLLCPKCTSKLGSFSWRGEQCSCGRWVTPAFQIHKSRVDEVRTLPGGNFQTAKT